In one window of Neisseria subflava DNA:
- a CDS encoding MlaC/ttg2D family ABC transporter substrate-binding protein, translating to MKKTSFISALSIGVLSISMAFASPADAVNQVRENSVQVLKILNSGEANTARQKAEAYAIPYFDFQRMTALAVGNPWRTATDAQKQALTKEFQTLLIRTYSGTMLKFKNAKVNIKDNPVVNKGGKEVVVRAEINVSGQKPVNMDFTTYQSGSKYRAYNVAVEGASLVTVYRNQFGETIKAKGIDGLIADLKAKNGGK from the coding sequence ATGAAAAAAACATCCTTCATCAGCGCATTGAGCATCGGCGTATTGAGCATCAGCATGGCATTTGCCTCTCCTGCCGACGCAGTCAACCAAGTCCGTGAAAACTCCGTTCAAGTGCTGAAAATCCTCAACAGCGGCGAGGCCAACACCGCACGCCAAAAAGCCGAAGCCTACGCCATTCCCTACTTCGACTTCCAACGCATGACCGCTTTGGCTGTCGGCAACCCATGGCGTACAGCAACTGACGCACAAAAACAAGCGTTGACCAAAGAGTTCCAAACCCTGCTGATCCGCACCTACTCCGGCACCATGCTGAAATTCAAAAACGCCAAGGTCAACATCAAAGACAACCCGGTCGTAAACAAAGGCGGTAAAGAAGTCGTTGTCCGCGCCGAAATCAACGTTTCCGGCCAAAAACCGGTCAACATGGACTTCACCACCTACCAAAGCGGCAGCAAATACCGCGCATACAATGTCGCAGTCGAAGGCGCAAGCCTGGTTACCGTATACCGCAACCAATTCGGCGAAACCATCAAAGCCAAAGGCATCGACGGCCTAATTGCCGACTTGAAAGCCAAAAACGGCGGTAAATAA
- a CDS encoding STAS domain-containing protein: MQTEIRNGTLYISGDVTVKTLTASAFARYEQQCRLKETDSIDFSQVGKADSACVSLLLNALRRTDKKPTIQNIPNSVRALAELYEIKDWLQS, from the coding sequence ATGCAAACAGAAATCCGCAACGGCACGCTCTACATCAGCGGCGACGTTACCGTCAAAACCCTGACTGCCTCCGCCTTTGCGCGCTACGAACAGCAATGCCGTCTGAAAGAAACAGACAGCATAGACTTCAGCCAAGTAGGCAAAGCAGATTCCGCCTGCGTTTCCCTGCTGCTCAACGCTCTGCGCCGGACAGATAAAAAACCGACCATTCAAAACATTCCCAATTCCGTCCGCGCACTGGCCGAACTTTACGAAATCAAAGACTGGTTGCAATCATGA
- the mlaE gene encoding lipid asymmetry maintenance ABC transporter permease subunit MlaE: MNFIRSVGAKTLGFIQSLGSITLFFLHILAKSGTAFARPRLSIRQIYFAGVLSVLIVAVSGLFVGMVLGLQGYTQLAKFKSADILGYMVAASLLRELGPVLAAILFASSAGGAMTSEIGLMKTTEQLEAMNVMAVDPVARVVAPRFWAGVFSMPLLASIFNVAGIYGAYLVGVEWLGLDGGIFWSQMQNNITFHYDVLNGLIKSAAFGVAVTLIAVHQGFHCVPTSEGILRASTRTVVSSALTILAVDFMLTAWMFTD, translated from the coding sequence ATGAATTTTATCCGTTCCGTCGGGGCAAAAACCCTCGGCTTCATCCAATCGCTGGGCAGCATTACGCTGTTTTTCCTGCATATCTTGGCCAAATCAGGCACGGCATTCGCCCGTCCGCGCCTGAGCATCCGCCAGATTTACTTTGCAGGCGTGTTGTCTGTCCTGATTGTTGCCGTGTCCGGCCTGTTTGTCGGCATGGTATTGGGCTTACAAGGCTATACGCAGCTGGCAAAATTCAAATCCGCCGATATTTTAGGCTATATGGTTGCCGCTTCCCTGTTGCGCGAATTGGGTCCCGTATTGGCGGCCATTCTGTTTGCCAGCAGCGCGGGCGGTGCCATGACCAGCGAAATCGGCTTGATGAAAACCACCGAGCAGCTTGAAGCAATGAACGTAATGGCGGTCGACCCTGTTGCACGCGTGGTTGCGCCGCGCTTTTGGGCGGGCGTGTTTTCCATGCCTTTGCTGGCTTCGATTTTCAACGTTGCCGGCATTTACGGCGCGTATTTGGTCGGCGTCGAATGGCTAGGTTTGGACGGCGGTATTTTCTGGTCGCAAATGCAAAACAACATTACCTTCCATTACGACGTACTCAACGGCTTAATCAAATCCGCCGCTTTCGGCGTAGCCGTTACGTTAATCGCCGTACATCAGGGTTTCCACTGCGTACCGACTTCCGAAGGTATTTTGCGCGCCAGTACACGCACAGTAGTGTCTTCCGCCCTGACCATCCTCGCTGTCGACTTCATGTTGACTGCGTGGATGTTTACCGACTAA
- the mlaD gene encoding outer membrane lipid asymmetry maintenance protein MlaD — MKKNALEFWVGLFVLLGAAAIGFLAFRAAGGQSFGKSSQTYTVYADFSDIGGLKTNAPVKSAGVLVGRVASIQLDPKSYQAKVALNLDSQYQFSSDVSAQILTSGLLGEQYIGLQQGGDTDSLAAGDTITVTSSAMVLENLIGKFMTSFAEKNADSESAGQNEQ, encoded by the coding sequence ATGAAAAAAAATGCTTTGGAATTTTGGGTAGGACTGTTTGTCTTACTGGGCGCGGCCGCTATCGGCTTTCTCGCCTTCCGCGCCGCCGGCGGACAATCGTTCGGCAAATCCTCACAAACCTACACCGTCTATGCCGATTTCAGCGACATCGGCGGCTTGAAAACCAACGCTCCGGTCAAATCCGCAGGCGTACTGGTGGGCCGCGTTGCCTCCATTCAGCTCGACCCTAAATCCTATCAAGCAAAAGTCGCCCTCAATCTGGACAGCCAATATCAGTTCAGCAGCGACGTTTCCGCACAAATCCTGACTTCAGGCCTGTTGGGCGAACAATACATCGGCCTGCAACAAGGTGGCGATACCGATTCTTTGGCGGCAGGCGACACCATTACCGTCACCAGCTCCGCCATGGTTTTAGAAAACCTTATCGGCAAATTCATGACCAGCTTTGCCGAGAAAAACGCAGACAGTGAATCTGCCGGTCAAAACGAACAATAA